One Candidatus Scalindua japonica genomic region harbors:
- a CDS encoding response regulator, protein MKEIIKWLRGIEHLAGEMYHQAASIYSDDDVFKKFLEHNAEDEAWHYHVMGSAALFLDSEPDFTVAISIDKETNEKIINQISTIKNGLEQNTLSKDELINKIVELELSEWNDVFLYAVNFLKDKTSEFKYPAARIQAHIKEIEHFLRTVERKSDALQKIKELPPIWIENILIVDDEELITDLIKSLLNRSGNIDVAHNGKEAFKLIKRKFYKLIIADIDMPIMDGLSFYQNTIEEYPTSSNRFLFMTGDLSSERKAYFDQNRVKYLAKPMDISVLREEAAKIIISK, encoded by the coding sequence ATGAAAGAAATAATTAAATGGCTTCGAGGGATTGAACATCTTGCAGGTGAAATGTATCACCAAGCCGCATCCATTTATTCCGATGACGATGTATTTAAAAAATTTCTTGAACATAACGCAGAGGATGAAGCTTGGCATTACCATGTCATGGGAAGTGCAGCATTGTTTTTAGATTCCGAACCTGATTTTACCGTTGCCATTTCTATTGATAAAGAAACAAATGAAAAAATTATCAACCAAATATCGACCATAAAAAACGGGCTTGAACAAAACACACTGTCTAAAGATGAACTTATCAACAAGATTGTCGAACTAGAACTATCAGAATGGAATGACGTTTTTCTATACGCAGTAAATTTTTTAAAAGATAAAACAAGTGAATTCAAATATCCGGCAGCCAGGATTCAAGCCCATATTAAGGAGATAGAACACTTCTTAAGGACAGTAGAACGTAAATCGGACGCTTTGCAAAAAATAAAAGAATTACCTCCTATCTGGATTGAAAATATTTTAATCGTTGATGATGAAGAATTAATAACAGACCTGATTAAATCGCTGCTAAATCGTTCAGGAAATATCGATGTTGCGCATAATGGCAAAGAGGCGTTCAAGTTGATAAAAAGGAAATTTTACAAGTTGATCATCGCTGACATTGATATGCCGATAATGGATGGCCTCTCTTTTTACCAAAACACAATTGAAGAATACCCAACATCAAGTAACAGGTTTTTGTTCATGACAGGAGATTTATCATCTGAAAGGAAAGCTTATTTTGATCAGAATCGGGTAAAATACCTTGCAAAACCAATGGACATAAGTGTGTTGAGGGAAGAAGCTGCAAAAATTATTATTTCTAAATGA
- the rbr gene encoding rubrerythrin, with protein MSKSIKRTQTEKNLLTAFAGESQARNRYTFFASKAKKEGLVQISEIFEETANQEKEHAKRFFKFLEGGDVEVSVSFPAGTIGSTLENLKAAAAGEEYEWTEMYPGFARTAKEEGFEEIAKAFEAISVAEKQHDKRYKDLADNLEAGRAFKRNNKVTWRCRNCGYLHEAEEALKLCPACLHPQSYFELLGENW; from the coding sequence ATGTCAAAAAGCATAAAAAGAACTCAAACTGAGAAAAATTTACTCACAGCCTTCGCTGGAGAATCTCAAGCGAGAAATAGATATACCTTTTTTGCAAGTAAAGCCAAAAAAGAAGGTTTAGTCCAAATTTCAGAAATATTCGAAGAAACTGCAAATCAGGAAAAGGAACATGCCAAACGATTCTTTAAATTTCTTGAAGGTGGTGATGTGGAGGTTTCAGTGTCTTTTCCCGCAGGTACAATTGGAAGTACATTAGAAAACCTTAAAGCTGCAGCGGCTGGTGAAGAATATGAATGGACAGAAATGTATCCAGGATTTGCCAGGACCGCAAAAGAAGAAGGATTTGAAGAAATAGCAAAAGCATTTGAGGCTATATCTGTGGCAGAGAAGCAACATGATAAACGGTATAAGGATCTTGCCGATAACCTTGAAGCGGGTAGGGCATTTAAAAGAAATAACAAAGTAACATGGCGTTGCAGAAACTGCGGTTATTTGCACGAAGCGGAAGAAGCACTAAAATTATGCCCAGCTTGCCTTCATCCACAGTCTTATTTTGAACTATTAGGTGAAAACTGGTAA
- a CDS encoding transposase: MAKRAKKERAEIHWGDETGLCNESYHGRCYAPKGQTPAIRLHPRCKRVNLISTVTNQGKVRFMVYENKMNSDTLIRFMKRLIKESARKVFLVLDN; this comes from the coding sequence ATTGCAAAAAGAGCTAAAAAAGAGCGAGCAGAAATTCACTGGGGAGATGAGACTGGGCTTTGTAATGAGAGCTATCATGGCAGATGCTATGCACCAAAAGGACAAACACCAGCAATTCGTCTTCACCCCAGGTGCAAACGGGTCAATTTGATCTCTACCGTTACGAATCAAGGCAAAGTGAGATTTATGGTATATGAGAATAAAATGAATTCTGATACTCTCATAAGGTTTATGAAACGTCTTATTAAAGAATCAGCAAGAAAGGTATTTCTGGTTCTTGATAATTAA
- the asnB gene encoding asparagine synthase (glutamine-hydrolyzing): MCGIAGIICKEGNRLERNFLENMTNALKHRGPDDQGIYINRNLDQNGQSDSETGHSKVKIGLGHRRLSIIDVSENGRQPMANENETVWISYNGEIYNYRELKNDLIPHGHVFRSNSDTEVIIHGYEQYGEEIFNKLNGMFALGLWDAKREVLYLVRDRYGQKPLYYWHTSTDIAFSSELKSLTKYPYIKKEIDIHSLSRYLSYEYIPAPHSIIKDVKKLLPGHFLRWEAGNVQIKQYWQIQFNGTEAIHSLSLPEIEHQLVDMLKRSVERRLISDVPLGVFLSGGIDSSCIVALMSELMSTDQIKTFSIGFEEESFDESNYAKSVSRLFGTTHHEQILTPEKMIKILPEVWDFIDEPFADASIIPTYLLSKFTREHVTVALGGDGGDELFAGYDSFQAHVISRYYEKIPGFLHNFIAKQIIPRIPVSINNMSLDFRMKQFLKGISYKPSIRNQVWLGSFTKEEQKGFLSEDINHIINGSNPYDDISQALDGMKFRDSLDEIIFCYSHFYLANDILTKIDRASMATSLEARSPFLDVEFAEFVNNLPSKLKLRGLARKYILKRSLKNKLPKEILFRKKKGFGVPLAKWFKKELKQNLLEVLSPSRIRKEGLFNADAITVLLNDHFSGRKDNRKYIWTLFMFEMWKEKFINC, encoded by the coding sequence ATGTGTGGAATTGCCGGTATTATCTGTAAAGAAGGAAACCGTTTAGAACGGAACTTTCTGGAAAACATGACCAATGCATTGAAACATAGAGGACCAGATGATCAAGGGATATACATAAACAGAAATCTTGACCAGAACGGACAATCGGATTCTGAAACTGGACATTCGAAAGTAAAGATTGGATTGGGACATAGAAGGCTTAGTATTATTGATGTTTCAGAAAACGGACGTCAGCCAATGGCCAATGAGAATGAAACAGTATGGATTTCTTATAATGGGGAAATTTATAATTACAGAGAATTAAAAAATGATCTGATCCCTCATGGCCATGTGTTTCGTTCAAATTCAGATACAGAAGTTATCATTCACGGTTATGAACAATATGGAGAAGAAATATTTAACAAATTAAATGGAATGTTCGCATTAGGTTTGTGGGATGCTAAAAGAGAGGTATTGTATCTTGTAAGGGACCGTTACGGACAAAAGCCTCTTTATTACTGGCACACATCAACCGATATTGCATTTTCTTCAGAGCTTAAATCATTGACCAAATATCCATACATAAAAAAAGAGATTGATATTCACAGTCTTAGTAGATACCTTTCTTACGAGTATATTCCCGCGCCACACTCAATTATTAAAGATGTCAAGAAACTTCTTCCTGGACATTTTTTGAGATGGGAAGCCGGAAATGTACAGATAAAACAATACTGGCAAATACAATTCAATGGAACAGAAGCAATTCATTCCCTCTCCCTGCCTGAGATAGAACACCAATTGGTAGATATGCTTAAAAGATCTGTAGAAAGGCGATTGATAAGTGATGTCCCTCTTGGAGTATTCCTAAGCGGCGGTATTGATTCCAGCTGCATAGTAGCATTAATGTCAGAATTGATGTCGACTGACCAGATCAAGACATTTTCAATAGGGTTTGAAGAAGAATCATTTGATGAATCAAATTATGCCAAATCGGTATCCCGCCTTTTTGGAACAACCCATCACGAACAAATCCTGACACCGGAAAAAATGATTAAAATACTTCCTGAGGTGTGGGACTTTATAGATGAACCATTCGCGGACGCGTCTATTATCCCAACATACCTTCTCTCTAAATTCACACGTGAGCATGTTACAGTGGCGCTGGGTGGTGATGGTGGAGATGAATTATTTGCGGGATATGATTCTTTCCAGGCCCATGTGATTTCTCGATATTATGAAAAAATCCCGGGTTTTCTTCATAATTTTATTGCCAAACAGATTATTCCTAGAATACCGGTGTCTATAAATAACATGAGTCTTGATTTCAGAATGAAACAATTCTTAAAAGGAATTTCATATAAACCATCAATAAGAAACCAGGTATGGCTGGGTTCTTTTACAAAAGAAGAACAAAAAGGTTTTTTATCAGAGGATATAAATCATATCATTAATGGATCCAACCCTTATGATGACATTTCTCAAGCACTTGACGGCATGAAATTCAGAGACTCTCTGGACGAAATTATTTTCTGTTATTCTCATTTCTATTTAGCTAATGATATTCTTACAAAAATAGACAGGGCCAGTATGGCAACATCTTTAGAAGCGCGTTCACCATTTCTTGATGTTGAGTTCGCGGAATTTGTTAACAATCTGCCCTCAAAACTTAAATTAAGGGGTTTGGCCCGTAAATACATCCTCAAAAGAAGTCTGAAGAATAAACTACCAAAAGAAATACTTTTCCGGAAGAAAAAAGGGTTTGGTGTTCCCTTGGCAAAGTGGTTTAAAAAAGAATTAAAGCAGAACCTGCTGGAGGTACTCTCCCCTTCCAGAATCAGAAAGGAGGGTCTTTTTAATGCTGACGCGATAACTGTCCTCCTTAACGATCATTTTAGCGGGAGAAAAGATAATCGCAAGTATATCTGGACACTTTTCATGTTTGAGATGTGGAAGGAGAAATTCATAAATTGTTAA
- a CDS encoding glycosyltransferase family 2 protein, with product MIDIEVKEQFQKKIKKNGLKQLHRKLNREPDSYEINLQLGIFYFQKSEISKAIFYLEKAADLNKDHAELQFILANAHKVLNNASKSEVFFKKALALQPENFEFLYNYGLLLHSSNRLSEATEIFEMAIKTQPDNYKLLNDIGVLFHLQHKYCKAIHFFEEAIKIKPDYIVAVVNTGYVYLAVNDLSKAQKVVNKLYINHRKNSEVINLKKKFEFAITKSENVNLDLNTELYFSDQPFQISPLKIIKDFEDKANLQNIGLSVVIPICNERENIPLLYTELLDTLNNLKQAYEIIFVDDGSIDGSGNELEKIAERDKDVKVIYLRRNYGQTAALNAGFKYSRGAVVITLDGDLQNDPADIPILLEKMAEGYDLVSGLREKRKDKMLTRRIPSFIANRLINKLIKGTGVQLRDFGCTLKAYKRGIIKNINLYGEMHRFIPVFAAWLGVKVAEVPVNHRPRINGVPKYNLSRVSRVIFDLIVIRFFSDYLTTPIQFFGKIAAKIAGMGLIVVLVLSCLALFTTLSVSFNTIILLSGILLLTVLQIAFMGLLGEIIMRSYFEGQNKDYYVVKNITNDVTETSQRTLGL from the coding sequence ATGATTGATATTGAGGTAAAAGAACAATTTCAGAAGAAGATTAAAAAGAACGGGTTAAAGCAACTACACCGTAAGCTGAACAGAGAACCAGATTCATATGAGATCAATCTTCAGTTGGGAATTTTTTATTTTCAAAAAAGTGAGATATCAAAGGCAATATTCTATCTTGAAAAGGCCGCCGATTTAAATAAAGACCATGCTGAGTTACAATTCATTCTTGCCAATGCGCACAAGGTACTGAATAATGCTTCAAAGAGTGAGGTGTTCTTTAAAAAGGCACTTGCTTTACAGCCTGAAAATTTTGAATTTCTCTATAATTATGGATTACTATTGCACAGCTCAAATCGCCTGAGTGAAGCAACAGAGATATTTGAAATGGCTATTAAAACTCAGCCAGACAATTATAAATTGTTAAATGATATTGGTGTCCTTTTCCATTTACAGCATAAATACTGTAAGGCTATCCATTTTTTTGAGGAAGCGATTAAAATAAAACCTGACTACATCGTAGCAGTCGTTAATACAGGCTATGTATATCTGGCAGTCAATGATCTTTCTAAAGCGCAGAAAGTGGTTAACAAGCTTTACATCAACCACAGGAAAAACTCTGAAGTCATTAATCTTAAGAAAAAATTTGAATTTGCAATAACCAAATCGGAGAATGTTAATCTCGACCTTAATACTGAATTATATTTTTCAGATCAACCGTTTCAGATATCACCGTTAAAGATAATCAAAGATTTTGAGGACAAGGCAAACCTTCAAAATATTGGGCTTTCTGTAGTCATTCCAATATGTAATGAGAGAGAAAACATTCCTTTATTATATACTGAGCTGCTTGATACATTAAACAACCTTAAACAGGCATATGAGATTATTTTTGTTGATGACGGAAGTATTGACGGAAGCGGTAACGAACTTGAAAAAATCGCTGAAAGAGACAAGGATGTAAAGGTGATCTATTTGAGAAGAAATTACGGACAAACAGCGGCTCTCAATGCAGGATTCAAGTACTCCCGGGGTGCGGTAGTAATAACGCTTGATGGTGACCTGCAGAATGATCCTGCAGATATACCAATACTTCTTGAAAAAATGGCTGAAGGTTATGATCTGGTCAGCGGTCTTCGTGAAAAACGAAAGGATAAAATGCTCACACGCAGAATACCTTCATTCATCGCAAACAGATTGATAAACAAACTGATAAAGGGAACCGGTGTTCAGTTGAGGGATTTTGGATGCACCCTTAAGGCATACAAGCGTGGGATAATAAAGAATATTAATTTGTATGGGGAAATGCATCGATTTATTCCAGTATTTGCCGCGTGGCTTGGCGTTAAAGTTGCTGAAGTTCCTGTAAATCACCGACCACGTATAAACGGAGTACCAAAATACAATCTATCTCGGGTATCAAGGGTTATTTTTGATTTAATCGTCATACGTTTCTTTTCAGATTATCTGACCACTCCGATACAGTTTTTTGGCAAGATTGCAGCAAAAATTGCCGGAATGGGATTAATTGTCGTACTCGTATTATCTTGCTTAGCTTTGTTTACAACGCTGTCTGTTTCTTTTAATACCATAATATTACTCTCAGGAATATTACTGCTGACGGTCTTACAGATTGCCTTTATGGGACTTCTGGGTGAAATAATTATGCGATCCTATTTTGAAGGACAGAATAAAGACTATTATGTAGTAAAAAACATTACCAATGATGTTACTGAAACCAGTCAAAGAACACTTGGTTTATAA
- a CDS encoding PEP-CTERM sorting domain-containing protein, translating into MDEMKAIMIVIITTLTVILFLGREGKAFPIEDQVNDDRTTTTPTIFNADGVSHNWQQGVTTGIAGVLVSIDLFLEEGTTSLYINKGAPWETDKDEYNGIITGDAGWGWQTIDLTASNISLALNETFVIGIKGIGGGLRSEYNTNVPEYAGGSLYYNGNPWLVSNSDMLFRTFMEPNSVPEPTTVTLLGIGLVGLAAAIVRRRLKKTRF; encoded by the coding sequence ATGGATGAGATGAAAGCAATAATGATAGTTATTATAACAACACTCACAGTGATACTATTCCTAGGCAGGGAAGGGAAGGCATTTCCTATCGAGGATCAAGTCAATGATGACCGAACGACAACAACACCTACGATCTTCAACGCAGACGGTGTGAGCCACAATTGGCAACAGGGAGTCACTACCGGTATAGCAGGAGTATTAGTAAGCATAGACTTATTCTTAGAAGAAGGGACTACTTCACTCTATATAAATAAGGGAGCTCCGTGGGAGACGGATAAAGATGAATATAATGGGATTATAACTGGGGACGCGGGATGGGGGTGGCAGACTATAGATCTCACTGCCTCCAATATTTCTTTAGCACTAAATGAAACATTTGTCATAGGAATAAAGGGAATAGGTGGTGGATTGAGATCGGAGTACAATACTAACGTCCCTGAATATGCAGGTGGATCACTATATTATAATGGAAATCCATGGTTAGTGTCTAATAGTGACATGTTATTCAGGACATTTATGGAGCCGAACTCTGTCCCAGAACCAACAACCGTCACCCTCTTGGGCATAGGCTTAGTCGGCCTTGCAGCTGCAATAGTAAGACGCAGACTGAAAAAGACCAGATTTTGA
- a CDS encoding transposase, with the protein MLIKTLLNKCYPVKGFIYGNVILSDTKITVKVKERKGTRGLCNQCKEAAPTYDHLNERYFRFIPLWGYMVMLAYKPRRVSCPEHGVTVEHIPWAQGKSPICEPFRIFLSHWAKYLSWQEVARQFRVSWRNVFESVEHVVEYGLKHRNMDNINAIGIDEIQYLKGHKYLTLVFQIDTACKRLLFVGQNRCAKTLLRFFIDFGKERSGKLKAICSDLSW; encoded by the coding sequence ATGCTTATAAAAACACTACTCAATAAATGCTACCCTGTCAAGGGATTCATCTATGGCAATGTTATATTGTCTGATACCAAAATTACTGTCAAAGTAAAAGAACGTAAAGGAACCAGAGGTTTATGTAACCAGTGCAAAGAAGCTGCGCCAACTTACGATCATCTAAATGAACGATATTTTCGCTTTATACCTTTGTGGGGTTACATGGTCATGTTGGCATACAAACCGCGACGCGTAAGTTGTCCTGAACATGGAGTAACCGTAGAACATATTCCATGGGCCCAGGGCAAAAGTCCTATTTGTGAACCTTTCAGAATATTTCTTTCACATTGGGCGAAGTATCTTTCCTGGCAGGAAGTAGCCAGACAATTTCGTGTCTCATGGAGAAACGTATTTGAATCAGTAGAGCATGTTGTTGAATATGGATTAAAGCACCGTAACATGGATAATATCAACGCAATAGGTATAGACGAGATACAATACTTAAAAGGACACAAATATCTGACATTGGTTTTTCAAATAGACACTGCCTGTAAGAGATTGTTATTTGTAGGGCAGAACCGATGTGCTAAAACATTGTTGCGATTCTTTATTGATTTTGGTAAAGAACGATCTGGAAAATTAAAGGCAATTTGCAGTGATCTCTCTTGGTGA